A window of Clostridium sp. 'White wine YQ' contains these coding sequences:
- the thrB gene encoding homoserine kinase, translated as MVRVKVPATTANIGAGFDCMGLAFKLYNEYFFEEIPEGLEFVGVKEEFCNEQNIIYEAMIRCFNKANYKKIGVKIGIIKEEIPISRGLGSSSSCIVAGLIGANILMGSPFNNDDLFDLAVEIEGHPDNVAPAFFGGIVVSSMEEGKAYYNRIDIKDGIEFLAFIPEFTLSTEKARKALPEVIPFKDGVYNIGKAALTLSCFYSGNFDLLKVACKDKLHESYRSDLIPNFENITDKARELGALCVFLSGAGPTIMCIIKKGSIDIKEGIKKYLETLDGGWKLLELEKNNIGPEIVEG; from the coding sequence ATGGTAAGAGTTAAGGTTCCAGCAACAACTGCAAATATAGGGGCTGGGTTTGATTGCATGGGTTTAGCTTTCAAGCTATACAATGAATATTTCTTTGAAGAAATTCCAGAAGGGTTAGAGTTTGTTGGAGTAAAAGAAGAGTTCTGTAATGAACAAAACATTATATATGAAGCGATGATACGCTGCTTTAATAAGGCGAATTACAAAAAAATAGGTGTAAAAATAGGAATAATTAAAGAAGAAATCCCTATATCCAGGGGCCTTGGAAGTAGTTCAAGTTGTATAGTTGCTGGCTTAATAGGTGCAAATATTTTAATGGGAAGTCCTTTTAATAATGATGATTTATTTGATTTAGCAGTTGAAATAGAGGGACACCCTGATAATGTGGCACCAGCATTCTTCGGAGGGATAGTTGTTTCTTCAATGGAAGAGGGAAAAGCATATTATAATAGAATTGATATAAAAGATGGAATTGAGTTTTTAGCATTCATCCCTGAATTTACACTTTCTACTGAAAAGGCTAGAAAAGCTCTTCCTGAGGTTATACCTTTTAAGGATGGTGTATATAACATTGGAAAAGCTGCACTAACACTAAGTTGCTTTTATTCAGGTAATTTTGATTTGCTTAAGGTAGCTTGCAAAGATAAACTTCATGAAAGTTATAGAAGTGATTTAATACCTAACTTTGAAAATATAACAGACAAGGCTAGAGAACTTGGCGCTCTATGTGTATTTCTCAGTGGAGCAGGTCCCACAATAATGTGTATTATTAAAAAAGGCTCTATCGATATAAAAGAAGGCATTAAAAAGTATTTAGAAACACTTGATGGAGGATGGAAACTTTTAGAACTAGAAAAGAATAATATTGGTCCAGAAATAGTTGAAGGGTGA
- a CDS encoding ACT domain-containing protein yields MKSEYLVIDKKVLPEIFEKVIEVKRLLKGGKVKEITEATKTVGISRSVYYKYKDYVFEFSETSQGKKFTFNMIISHKKGILSSILNFLSEKGGNILTINQGIPINNSANLSITMDISSLGEDIWNILDEISSLEGVQKVEFVAME; encoded by the coding sequence TTGAAAAGTGAGTATTTAGTAATTGATAAGAAGGTTTTACCGGAGATATTTGAAAAAGTAATAGAAGTGAAAAGATTGTTAAAGGGTGGAAAAGTAAAAGAAATAACTGAAGCTACGAAGACAGTTGGTATAAGTAGAAGTGTGTATTATAAGTACAAGGATTATGTTTTTGAGTTTTCAGAGACCTCTCAGGGGAAAAAGTTTACTTTTAATATGATTATTTCACATAAAAAGGGGATACTTTCAAGTATATTAAATTTTCTTTCGGAAAAAGGTGGAAACATACTTACAATAAATCAAGGTATTCCAATCAACAATTCAGCAAATCTTAGTATAACAATGGACATAAGCTCACTAGGGGAAGATATCTGGAATATTTTAGATGAGATTTCGTCCCTTGAAGGTGTGCAAAAAGTCGAATTTGTGGCTATGGAATAG
- a CDS encoding TVP38/TMEM64 family protein: MINSIRSHWKKALSVLTLLVLFLFIYNYKDELLNFMQLLKNTDEVSNYIKSFGPLAGITFILLQVLQVVIFFIPGEFIQAAGGYAFGTWIGTLYSIIGISIGSSILFFATRRFGHNFVEKVLPKKVKKSFKKIFNSKRINLIVFLVYLIPGFPKDSLAFLAGLSKIDFRSFIIYSTLGRLPALFLSSYYGANIAGGKKFIIIMLSVVFVLIIGVGIRFKSHFFSKLEEIE; the protein is encoded by the coding sequence ATGATAAATAGTATTAGAAGTCATTGGAAAAAAGCTCTATCAGTTTTAACTTTATTAGTGCTTTTTTTATTTATATATAATTACAAGGATGAATTGCTAAATTTCATGCAGTTACTTAAGAATACTGATGAAGTAAGTAACTATATTAAATCCTTTGGTCCTTTGGCGGGGATAACATTCATTTTATTACAAGTTCTACAAGTAGTTATATTCTTTATTCCAGGTGAATTTATTCAAGCTGCAGGAGGATATGCATTTGGAACTTGGATTGGAACCCTATATTCAATCATTGGAATTAGCATTGGATCATCAATACTATTCTTTGCAACTAGAAGATTTGGGCATAATTTCGTTGAAAAGGTTTTACCCAAAAAAGTAAAGAAGTCTTTCAAAAAAATATTTAATTCCAAGAGAATTAATTTAATTGTTTTTTTAGTATATTTAATTCCAGGGTTTCCAAAAGATAGTTTAGCATTTCTAGCTGGGTTATCAAAAATAGATTTTAGAAGTTTTATTATATACTCGACATTAGGAAGATTACCTGCATTATTCTTATCAAGTTATTATGGAGCGAATATAGCAGGTGGTAAAAAGTTTATTATAATAATGTTGTCAGTAGTATTTGTTCTTATAATTGGTGTAGGAATAAGATTTAAGAGTCACTTCTTTAGTAAACTGGAAGAAATAGAATAA
- a CDS encoding cysteine desulfurase family protein: protein MIVYFDNAATTKPIDEVIEAVNFGMREYFGNPSSLHRLGLEADRKLLSCREAIAGTINAIASEIYFTSGGSEGNNFILKSFGKKGSHIITTKFEHPSVLNTLKELKDMGAEVTELALDSEGRIDIEELKNSIKKETVLVSIMHVNNEVGTIQNLLEIGKTIKELSSRARFHVDAVQSYGKIEIDVNKYKIDFLTASGHKIHGPKGVGFCFIRKGLNPKALISGGGQESGFRSGTENVPSVMGMTEAAVIAHKSIKESFDKVKELKRYFISLIDDLDNKIINSKEEEYISPYILNVSFPGIKAEVLLHLLEEKDIFVSTGSACSSRGGKGKYVLKAIGLNEKESEGAIRFSFSRFSTKEEIDYTVEELKKALTFLRRVRK, encoded by the coding sequence ATGATTGTATATTTTGATAATGCTGCTACAACAAAACCAATAGATGAAGTAATTGAAGCAGTTAATTTTGGTATGCGAGAATACTTTGGAAATCCATCTTCTTTACATAGACTTGGGTTAGAAGCAGATAGAAAGTTATTAAGTTGCAGAGAAGCAATAGCAGGTACTATAAATGCAATTGCAAGCGAGATTTATTTTACCTCAGGTGGAAGCGAGGGAAATAATTTTATACTTAAATCTTTTGGCAAAAAAGGAAGTCATATTATAACAACAAAATTTGAACATCCTTCTGTACTTAATACTCTTAAAGAATTAAAGGATATGGGTGCTGAAGTTACTGAATTAGCATTAGATTCAGAAGGAAGAATTGATATAGAGGAACTTAAAAATAGCATAAAAAAGGAAACTGTATTAGTATCAATTATGCATGTTAATAATGAAGTAGGTACAATACAAAATTTATTAGAAATAGGGAAAACTATAAAAGAATTATCTAGTAGAGCAAGATTTCATGTTGATGCTGTTCAGAGTTATGGAAAAATTGAGATAGACGTAAATAAATATAAAATAGACTTTTTAACAGCAAGCGGACATAAAATTCATGGTCCTAAAGGTGTTGGTTTTTGCTTTATTAGAAAAGGACTTAACCCTAAAGCACTAATTTCAGGTGGTGGACAGGAAAGTGGATTTAGAAGTGGTACTGAAAATGTTCCATCTGTTATGGGAATGACTGAAGCAGCGGTAATAGCTCATAAGTCAATAAAAGAAAGCTTTGATAAGGTAAAAGAACTTAAAAGGTATTTCATTAGTTTGATAGATGATTTAGATAATAAAATAATAAATTCTAAGGAAGAAGAATATATAAGTCCATATATTTTAAATGTTTCATTTCCTGGAATTAAAGCAGAAGTGCTATTGCATTTGCTTGAGGAGAAGGATATTTTTGTTTCTACAGGATCAGCTTGTTCTTCTAGAGGTGGTAAAGGCAAATATGTACTAAAGGCTATTGGATTAAATGAAAAGGAAAGTGAAGGAGCAATTAGATTTTCTTTTTCAAGATTTAGTACAAAAGAGGAAATAGATTATACAGTAGAAGAGCTTAAAAAAGCACTTACATTTTTAAGGAGAGTAAGAAAATGA
- the thiI gene encoding tRNA uracil 4-sulfurtransferase ThiI: protein MRKLILIKYASEIFLKGLNRNKFERKLKKNIARKLHGIEFEFVEDMSRWFIASENLDEVARRVKKVFGVKEICFVTEIESDFDKIKELAFEKVKASGAKTFKIETNRANKDFNMESVEVSREVGAHVLINYEGELSVKMKNPECMVKVEIRKKAYIWTLGDVVKGEGGMPYGVNGSTMLMLSGGIDSPVAGYMMARRGVELHCVYYHSHPYTSERAKDKVKDLAKVLATYTEKVNLYVVPFTDIQMSIIEKCREDELTIIMRRFMMRVACTLAEEKGIQSVTTGESIGQVASQTMEGLIVSNDVADRPVFRPLISMDKEDIMDISRDIETYDISIRPYEDCCTIFVPKHPKTKPVLEEIKKSESSLDCEALVKDAIENMEVYTF from the coding sequence ATGAGAAAATTGATATTAATAAAATATGCATCAGAGATATTTCTAAAAGGTTTAAATAGAAATAAATTTGAAAGAAAATTAAAAAAGAATATTGCAAGAAAGTTACATGGGATTGAATTTGAATTTGTAGAAGATATGAGCAGATGGTTTATAGCTTCAGAAAATTTAGATGAAGTAGCTAGAAGAGTAAAGAAAGTTTTTGGAGTTAAAGAAATATGCTTTGTTACTGAAATAGAAAGTGATTTTGATAAAATAAAAGAATTAGCTTTCGAAAAAGTAAAAGCATCAGGAGCAAAAACTTTTAAAATAGAGACTAATAGAGCAAATAAAGATTTTAACATGGAGTCAGTTGAAGTATCTAGAGAAGTAGGAGCACATGTTCTAATTAATTATGAAGGCGAACTTTCAGTAAAAATGAAAAATCCTGAATGTATGGTAAAAGTTGAAATAAGAAAGAAAGCTTATATATGGACACTAGGAGATGTTGTAAAAGGTGAAGGTGGTATGCCATATGGTGTTAATGGAAGCACTATGCTTATGCTTTCAGGTGGAATAGATTCACCAGTTGCTGGGTATATGATGGCAAGAAGAGGTGTTGAATTACACTGCGTATATTATCATTCTCATCCTTATACATCAGAAAGAGCTAAGGATAAAGTTAAGGATTTAGCAAAAGTCTTAGCAACATATACAGAAAAAGTTAATCTATATGTAGTTCCATTTACAGATATTCAGATGTCAATAATTGAAAAGTGTCGTGAAGATGAGCTTACTATCATAATGAGAAGATTTATGATGAGAGTGGCATGTACATTAGCAGAGGAAAAGGGAATTCAATCAGTAACAACTGGAGAAAGTATAGGTCAAGTTGCTTCTCAAACAATGGAAGGCTTAATTGTATCTAATGATGTAGCAGATAGACCGGTATTCAGACCATTAATTTCAATGGATAAAGAAGATATAATGGATATATCAAGAGATATTGAAACTTATGATATATCAATAAGACCTTATGAAGATTGTTGTACTATTTTTGTTCCAAAACATCCAAAGACAAAACCAGTACTTGAAGAAATAAAAAAATCAGAATCTAGTTTAGATTGTGAGGCATTAGTTAAAGATGCAATAGAAAATATGGAAGTTTATACATTTTAA
- the hisZ gene encoding ATP phosphoribosyltransferase regulatory subunit, whose protein sequence is MGAINNFLPEGARDIISEDCYKKEEIRKSLEENLENWGYEQIITPTLEYYDTFNSHPEAFKQEEMYKFFDNKGKILVLRPDMTIPMARVVSTKLKDYKRPIRVRYTSNVYRVNEAFGGKPNEITHCGAELIGRETLEGDLEIIYLSINLLKALDLKEFKIELGHMGIISGIFEELNLEDEVKEKISFLIEKKRLGELQGLLNKLNISKEIKSFLEKLPWLFGNVEVLDSISELEIYEKIKEPILYLKALAEGIKKLELQEYVSLDLGIIPKINYYTGVIIRGYVQGVGNYVLQGGRYDKLINSFGIDNGAIGFAINIDSLIEVYKSSKKEKITKIIYSKKDFIEALAKGNELTSKGYKVNLIEKKDTNAEIESDENTILI, encoded by the coding sequence ATGGGGGCTATTAATAATTTTCTTCCTGAAGGGGCAAGAGATATAATCTCTGAAGATTGTTACAAGAAGGAAGAAATACGAAAATCTTTAGAAGAAAATTTAGAAAATTGGGGATATGAACAGATAATTACACCTACCTTAGAATATTATGATACTTTTAATTCTCATCCTGAAGCTTTTAAACAAGAAGAAATGTATAAGTTTTTTGATAACAAAGGAAAGATTCTTGTTTTAAGACCTGATATGACAATTCCAATGGCAAGAGTAGTAAGTACAAAGTTAAAAGATTATAAAAGACCAATTAGAGTTAGATATACATCAAATGTATACAGAGTAAATGAGGCATTTGGAGGAAAACCAAATGAAATCACTCATTGTGGAGCTGAATTAATTGGGAGAGAAACTTTAGAAGGAGATTTAGAGATAATATATCTATCAATTAATCTTCTTAAAGCTTTAGACTTAAAGGAATTTAAAATCGAGTTAGGTCACATGGGGATAATCTCAGGAATTTTTGAAGAGTTAAATCTTGAGGATGAGGTTAAAGAAAAAATATCATTTCTAATAGAAAAAAAGAGGCTTGGAGAATTACAAGGACTTTTAAATAAGCTTAATATATCAAAAGAAATCAAAAGTTTCTTAGAAAAGTTACCATGGCTTTTTGGAAATGTTGAAGTTTTAGATTCAATAAGTGAACTTGAAATATATGAAAAAATAAAGGAACCAATACTATATTTAAAAGCTTTGGCAGAGGGGATTAAAAAACTAGAGTTACAGGAATATGTATCTTTAGATTTAGGGATTATACCTAAAATAAATTATTATACTGGGGTAATAATTAGAGGATATGTGCAAGGAGTTGGAAATTATGTACTCCAAGGTGGACGTTATGACAAACTTATAAATTCTTTTGGAATAGATAACGGGGCAATTGGTTTTGCTATAAATATTGATTCATTAATTGAGGTATATAAAAGTAGTAAAAAAGAAAAGATTACTAAGATAATATATTCTAAAAAAGATTTTATTGAGGCATTAGCAAAAGGGAATGAATTAACAAGTAAGGGCTATAAGGTTAATTTAATAGAAAAAAAAGATACGAATGCAGAAATAGAGAGTGATGAAAATACAATATTAATCTAA
- the hisG gene encoding ATP phosphoribosyltransferase, protein MTVNIALTKGRLEKESVKIFEKAGFDVSSLKDKGRKLIFKDEKMDYNYFLVKSVDAITYVEHGVADVGIVGKDTLIESNLNYYEVLDLKIGQCKFIVASLPDSRLFKDYGHIKIGTKYPNVAKEYFYDKGMDVEIIKIEGSVELAPLLGLCDGIVDIMETGTTLKENGLVVRDEICDISARVIVNNTAFKLKEKEIREFLSKISNVI, encoded by the coding sequence ATGACAGTAAATATTGCACTAACAAAAGGGCGTTTAGAAAAAGAAAGTGTCAAGATCTTTGAAAAAGCTGGGTTTGATGTATCTTCGTTAAAAGATAAGGGAAGAAAACTCATTTTCAAGGATGAGAAAATGGATTATAACTATTTTTTAGTTAAGAGCGTTGATGCAATCACCTATGTTGAGCACGGGGTAGCAGATGTTGGTATTGTTGGGAAGGATACGCTTATTGAAAGTAACTTGAACTATTACGAAGTTTTAGATTTGAAGATAGGACAGTGTAAATTCATAGTTGCATCTCTTCCAGATTCAAGATTATTTAAAGATTACGGGCACATTAAAATAGGAACTAAATATCCCAATGTAGCAAAGGAATATTTTTATGACAAGGGAATGGATGTAGAAATAATAAAGATTGAAGGTTCTGTTGAACTAGCACCACTTCTAGGGTTATGTGATGGGATAGTAGATATTATGGAAACGGGAACAACTTTAAAGGAGAATGGATTGGTTGTCCGTGATGAAATCTGTGATATAAGTGCCAGGGTTATTGTTAATAATACTGCCTTTAAGTTAAAAGAGAAGGAGATTAGAGAATTTCTTTCAAAAATAAGTAATGTAATATAG
- the hisD gene encoding histidinol dehydrogenase, producing the protein MLRILKYNEENRNKVLEELKNREVKESEEVLKSVNEILNKVKAEGDKALSYFTNLYDGVQLESILVSKDESEEAFLKVEKEFIEALEKAKENIKVFHEKQKLNSWIQTNDSGVFMGQRVIPLERVGVYVPGGTAAYPSSVLMNVIPAKVAGVSSVAMITPPMKDGKVNPYILAAAKIAGVDEIYKVGGAQGIGALAFGTESIKAVDKIVGPGNIYVATAKKLVFGTVDIDMIAGPSEILVIADEKAKKEYVAADMLSQGEHDVLASSILLTTSEKLLNEVCQEMEKQTQNLERKDIIKKSMEKFGIGILCESIEECVKLSNIISPEHLELMIENPMELLGKVKNAGSVFLGYYTPEPVGDYFGGPNHVLPTSGTARFFSALSTDSFIKKSSFIYYTREELIKASKDIITLADKEGLTAHGNSIKVRLD; encoded by the coding sequence ATGTTAAGAATATTAAAATACAACGAAGAAAATAGAAATAAAGTTTTAGAAGAACTTAAGAATAGGGAAGTTAAGGAAAGTGAAGAAGTATTAAAATCAGTAAATGAAATACTAAACAAGGTTAAAGCAGAAGGCGATAAGGCACTAAGCTATTTTACTAATTTATATGATGGAGTTCAATTAGAATCTATTTTAGTTTCAAAAGACGAATCAGAAGAAGCTTTTTTGAAAGTTGAAAAAGAATTCATTGAGGCGTTAGAAAAAGCTAAAGAAAATATAAAAGTATTTCATGAAAAGCAAAAATTAAATTCTTGGATACAGACTAATGATAGTGGAGTTTTCATGGGGCAAAGAGTAATTCCACTTGAAAGAGTAGGAGTTTATGTTCCTGGGGGAACTGCTGCATATCCGTCTTCAGTATTAATGAATGTTATTCCAGCTAAGGTGGCAGGAGTTTCATCAGTTGCAATGATCACTCCACCAATGAAGGATGGAAAGGTAAACCCGTATATTCTTGCAGCTGCTAAAATTGCTGGGGTGGATGAAATTTATAAAGTTGGAGGAGCTCAAGGAATTGGAGCCTTAGCTTTTGGAACTGAAAGTATAAAAGCTGTTGATAAAATAGTTGGGCCCGGGAATATATACGTAGCTACCGCTAAGAAATTAGTATTTGGTACTGTAGATATAGATATGATAGCAGGACCGTCTGAAATATTGGTTATAGCAGATGAAAAAGCTAAAAAAGAATATGTTGCTGCAGATATGTTATCTCAAGGAGAGCATGATGTCTTAGCTTCATCAATTTTGCTAACTACTTCTGAAAAGTTATTAAATGAAGTGTGTCAAGAAATGGAGAAGCAAACTCAGAATTTAGAGAGAAAAGATATCATAAAAAAATCTATGGAGAAGTTTGGAATAGGGATACTATGTGAGAGTATTGAGGAATGCGTTAAGCTTTCTAATATAATATCACCCGAACATTTAGAACTCATGATTGAAAATCCAATGGAGTTATTAGGGAAAGTTAAAAACGCAGGAAGTGTATTTTTAGGATACTATACACCAGAGCCTGTTGGAGATTATTTTGGTGGTCCTAATCATGTACTACCAACATCGGGAACAGCAAGGTTCTTCTCAGCATTATCCACTGATAGTTTTATTAAAAAATCTTCGTTTATATATTACACAAGAGAAGAACTAATAAAGGCATCAAAAGACATTATAACGTTAGCGGATAAGGAAGGGTTAACCGCCCACGGAAATTCTATAAAAGTGAGGTTAGATTAA
- the hisC gene encoding histidinol-phosphate transaminase codes for MKKIHAYTSMDTSKEIRLNANEISNNLYKDAIFSMTSILASTQFNRYPEDEALGIRKAYAKYAGVKEKNIIVGNGSDEMINLIISSAISQGKKLLTLDPDFSMFDFYTSVQGGEIVKVKIEDQGKINVKNLIETGKREEVSLIIFSNPNNPTGTVIAEKDIVKICESFSDIPIVVDEAYYEFYGESMIKYINKYKNLIVTRTLSKAWGLAAIRVGFLISNEEKINELLSYKVPYNVNTLSQTLGTIALGYINLLKENTNIIISEREKLLEELKELEIESSLDICFYPSKSNFIYGKTSHKDALVNGLKNKNILIRTFEDDSFRITIGSPQENKRLMDTLRKILVYEGDDGYDIKSL; via the coding sequence ATGAAAAAAATACACGCATATACATCAATGGATACATCAAAGGAGATTAGACTTAATGCCAATGAGATATCTAATAATCTATACAAGGATGCAATATTTTCTATGACATCAATATTAGCATCTACTCAGTTTAATAGATATCCAGAGGATGAGGCCTTAGGTATAAGAAAAGCATATGCTAAATATGCTGGAGTTAAAGAAAAAAATATTATTGTTGGAAATGGTTCTGATGAGATGATAAACCTTATTATAAGCTCAGCAATATCACAGGGGAAGAAACTACTAACCTTGGATCCAGACTTTTCTATGTTTGATTTCTATACTTCAGTTCAAGGTGGAGAAATAGTTAAGGTTAAAATTGAAGATCAAGGGAAAATTAATGTAAAGAATCTTATAGAAACAGGCAAACGAGAAGAGGTAAGTTTGATAATATTCTCAAATCCTAATAATCCAACAGGAACAGTAATAGCAGAGAAAGATATAGTTAAGATATGCGAAAGCTTTAGTGATATTCCAATAGTTGTTGATGAAGCTTACTATGAATTTTACGGTGAATCAATGATTAAGTATATCAATAAATACAAAAATCTAATAGTGACTAGGACATTATCTAAGGCATGGGGATTAGCAGCTATTAGAGTTGGCTTCCTAATCTCCAATGAAGAAAAGATAAATGAACTTCTATCATATAAGGTTCCTTATAATGTAAACACTCTTTCACAGACATTAGGAACTATTGCATTAGGATATATAAATCTATTAAAAGAAAATACAAATATAATAATTTCAGAAAGAGAAAAGTTATTAGAAGAACTTAAAGAGTTAGAGATTGAAAGTTCTTTAGATATATGTTTTTATCCATCTAAATCAAATTTTATATATGGAAAAACATCTCATAAGGATGCTCTTGTAAATGGGCTTAAAAATAAAAATATTTTAATTAGAACCTTTGAAGATGATAGTTTCAGAATAACAATTGGATCACCTCAAGAGAATAAGAGACTAATGGATACTTTAAGAAAGATTTTAGTCTATGAAGGAGATGATGGATATGACATTAAGAGTTTATAA
- the hisB gene encoding imidazoleglycerol-phosphate dehydratase HisB: MTLRVYKGKRDTKETQIELELNIDGNGNSEISTGVGFFDHMLTLLSFHGDFDLNIKAKGDLYIDDHHLVEDTGILLGTAIKEALGDKKGIRRYGTFFLPMDEALSTVSLDISGRGFLHFEGDFSRESIGNFSTEMVKEFFRALAMNAEITLHGRVLYGENDHHKIEGLFKALGRALKEAVTIDENNINRIPSSKGAL; encoded by the coding sequence ATGACATTAAGAGTTTATAAAGGTAAAAGAGATACAAAAGAAACTCAAATTGAACTGGAACTTAATATTGATGGAAATGGTAATTCAGAAATATCAACAGGAGTTGGATTTTTTGACCACATGCTAACATTATTATCATTTCACGGGGATTTTGATTTGAATATTAAAGCAAAAGGTGATTTATATATTGATGATCATCATTTAGTTGAAGATACAGGTATTCTGCTAGGAACAGCAATAAAAGAAGCCTTAGGAGATAAAAAAGGAATAAGAAGATATGGAACCTTCTTTTTACCTATGGATGAGGCATTATCTACAGTTTCTCTTGATATATCTGGAAGAGGATTTCTGCACTTTGAGGGAGACTTTTCAAGAGAGAGTATAGGAAACTTTTCAACTGAAATGGTAAAGGAGTTCTTTAGAGCTTTAGCTATGAATGCAGAGATAACTCTTCATGGAAGAGTTTTATATGGGGAGAATGATCATCATAAAATTGAAGGTTTATTTAAGGCTTTAGGAAGAGCTTTAAAAGAAGCTGTTACAATAGATGAAAATAATATAAACCGAATTCCTTCTAGTAAAGGAGCTCTTTAA
- the hisH gene encoding imidazole glycerol phosphate synthase subunit HisH produces MISIIDYGMGNLKSVYNAFKFLGIESKVTRDYKEIKASKGILLPGVGAFPDAMKNLKEYNLDQIILEEVDKDKPMLGICLGMQLLFSKGYEGEECEGLDIIQGEVKKLKEGNIKIPHIGWNSLEINRKDEIMKGLEVESYVYFVHSFQGENLKDENLIAYSNYGENKIPAIVNKDKVYGAQFHPEKSGEVGLKILKNFRELI; encoded by the coding sequence ATGATAAGCATCATTGATTATGGTATGGGTAATCTTAAAAGTGTATATAATGCTTTTAAGTTTCTTGGAATAGAAAGTAAAGTCACAAGAGATTATAAAGAAATTAAGGCGTCAAAAGGAATATTATTACCTGGAGTAGGTGCATTTCCTGATGCTATGAAAAATCTAAAAGAATATAATTTAGACCAAATAATACTGGAAGAAGTGGACAAGGATAAACCTATGCTTGGAATATGCTTAGGTATGCAATTGCTATTCTCAAAAGGATATGAAGGGGAAGAGTGTGAAGGGTTAGATATAATACAAGGAGAGGTCAAAAAACTTAAAGAGGGCAATATTAAGATACCTCATATTGGGTGGAACTCTTTAGAAATAAATAGGAAAGATGAAATAATGAAAGGGCTAGAAGTTGAGAGTTATGTATATTTTGTCCATTCATTTCAAGGAGAAAATTTAAAAGATGAAAATCTTATTGCCTACAGTAATTATGGAGAAAATAAGATACCAGCTATAGTTAATAAAGATAAGGTGTACGGAGCACAATTTCATCCAGAAAAAAGCGGGGAAGTAGGACTTAAGATATTAAAAAACTTTAGGGAGTTGATTTAA
- the hisA gene encoding 1-(5-phosphoribosyl)-5-[(5-phosphoribosylamino)methylideneamino]imidazole-4-carboxamide isomerase, translating to MIILPAIDIRGGKAVRLYQGDYSKEEIVAKDIFDQAKEFQSLGATNLHLVDLDGAKEGTGINEEIILKLAKTLDMSIEVGGGIRNLDRIDKLLTKGVDKVILGTAAIENKELLLRALDKYGDAVIVGIDARDGKVCGNGWLKESNLDYIDFSKTMADYGVDNIIVTDISRDGTLQGVNLEMLKKLKEEVNIKITASGGVKNIEDIEKLKDLDIYGAITGKAIYSGELSLKAALDLVK from the coding sequence ATGATAATATTACCAGCAATAGACATTAGAGGTGGAAAAGCTGTTAGATTATATCAAGGAGATTATTCTAAAGAAGAAATCGTAGCAAAGGATATTTTCGATCAAGCTAAAGAATTTCAAAGCTTAGGAGCAACTAATCTTCATTTAGTTGATTTAGACGGAGCAAAGGAAGGGACAGGAATAAATGAGGAAATTATTCTAAAGCTTGCCAAAACATTAGATATGTCTATTGAAGTAGGTGGAGGAATAAGAAACCTTGATAGAATAGATAAGCTCCTAACAAAGGGGGTAGATAAGGTTATTCTAGGAACAGCAGCAATTGAAAATAAAGAATTATTATTAAGAGCATTAGATAAATATGGAGATGCTGTTATAGTGGGAATTGATGCAAGAGATGGAAAAGTATGTGGAAATGGATGGCTTAAAGAAAGCAATTTAGACTATATTGATTTCAGCAAGACTATGGCAGACTACGGTGTAGATAATATCATTGTTACTGATATAAGCAGAGACGGAACACTTCAAGGAGTTAATCTTGAAATGTTAAAGAAGCTAAAAGAGGAAGTAAATATAAAAATTACAGCTTCTGGTGGAGTTAAAAATATAGAGGATATTGAAAAACTAAAGGATCTAGATATATATGGGGCGATAACTGGAAAGGCTATTTATTCAGGAGAACTTTCATTAAAAGCAGCATTGGATTTAGTTAAATAA